A genomic region of Herbaspirillum sp. DW155 contains the following coding sequences:
- a CDS encoding DNA/RNA non-specific endonuclease, with product MDTQAVTDFRACVADTASERQRVRELVACGQWRQAEPDRERARAYVLRQRNLGHPGGPESIIGDTEDFLQASFLEQGAAVARAVAYVEVNNGQTSEVATGFLISPRLFLTNQHVIADAAAARGTRITFLRELDARGVPRATTSYLLAPERLALFSPADQLDYAVIALGERQSGTAEVQALGFCPLSDQPDKHVIGMAANIIQHPSGWMKMVSLRNNTVTARTEHTLLYETDTEQGSSGSPVFNDDWQLVALHHWGEHYRDAAGAGQTQRKVNEGIRISALYSDLLARLPTLSDEARPLLQEALSYQGGAVPAAARNDITQETGMNSSGKDNGTQAATFTIPLEITVKVAGSAAAASATTAPAANTAATLEPPRRLSPPRPSSGAEALRIDPDYSNRSGYDAAFIPGVELPLPQPDARLAAQIVPLLSGTGGAAADGELRYEHFSIKLLKPRRMAAFTATNIDGAQYLAVDRGSGQANAAEGDAWFRDPRVAAASVLEQDFYSAWSNYFDRGHLTRRSDPSWGTPEQAERANADTFHFTNCSPQHFRFNQSATYWQGLERYVLENGVLASSSKGRLCVFQGPVFNDQIDLWADQVQIPSSFFKIVVWKGKQGLKAVGLLADQSALLSESRHSLGAPHDLPSVDVNHWRVAIPELERMTGLDFGAKVRAADTIAQGKQPQVGEARLRITGFEQIQL from the coding sequence ATGGATACACAAGCCGTCACGGATTTCCGCGCCTGCGTGGCCGACACCGCCAGCGAGCGCCAGCGGGTGCGCGAACTGGTTGCCTGCGGCCAATGGCGCCAGGCCGAACCCGACCGTGAACGCGCCCGTGCCTATGTCCTGCGCCAGCGCAACCTGGGCCATCCCGGAGGCCCGGAATCCATCATCGGCGACACCGAAGATTTCCTGCAGGCGAGCTTCCTGGAGCAAGGGGCGGCGGTGGCGCGGGCGGTGGCCTATGTGGAAGTCAACAACGGCCAGACCAGCGAGGTGGCCACGGGCTTCCTGATCAGCCCGCGCCTGTTCCTGACCAACCAGCACGTCATCGCCGACGCGGCTGCGGCCCGTGGCACGCGGATCACCTTCCTGCGCGAACTGGATGCGCGGGGTGTGCCGCGCGCCACCACCAGCTATCTGCTGGCCCCCGAGCGCCTGGCCCTGTTCTCACCGGCCGACCAGCTCGACTATGCCGTCATCGCGCTGGGCGAGCGCCAGTCCGGCACGGCCGAGGTGCAGGCGCTGGGCTTCTGCCCCCTCTCGGACCAGCCCGACAAGCACGTCATCGGCATGGCCGCCAACATCATCCAGCATCCGTCGGGCTGGATGAAGATGGTCAGCCTGCGCAACAACACCGTCACCGCGCGCACCGAACACACGCTGCTCTACGAAACCGATACCGAACAGGGCTCTTCCGGCTCGCCCGTCTTCAATGACGACTGGCAGCTGGTGGCCCTGCATCACTGGGGCGAACATTATCGCGATGCCGCTGGAGCCGGGCAGACGCAACGCAAGGTCAATGAAGGCATCCGCATCAGCGCCCTCTACAGCGATCTGCTGGCGCGCCTGCCGACGCTATCGGACGAGGCACGGCCGCTGCTGCAGGAAGCCTTGAGCTACCAGGGCGGTGCCGTACCCGCCGCCGCCAGAAACGACATCACACAGGAGACCGGCATGAACAGCAGCGGCAAGGACAACGGCACCCAGGCCGCCACCTTCACCATTCCACTGGAGATCACGGTCAAGGTGGCAGGCAGCGCAGCGGCCGCCAGCGCCACGACCGCACCCGCAGCGAACACCGCAGCCACGCTTGAACCGCCGCGTCGCCTCTCGCCGCCTCGCCCTTCCTCCGGCGCCGAAGCCTTGCGCATCGATCCGGATTACAGCAATCGCAGCGGCTACGATGCGGCCTTCATCCCCGGCGTGGAGTTGCCCTTACCCCAGCCGGACGCCAGGCTGGCTGCGCAGATCGTCCCCCTGCTGTCAGGCACCGGCGGTGCTGCCGCTGACGGGGAACTGAGATACGAACACTTCAGCATCAAGCTGCTCAAGCCCCGCCGCATGGCGGCCTTCACCGCCACCAACATCGATGGTGCGCAGTACCTTGCGGTCGATCGTGGCAGCGGCCAGGCCAATGCCGCCGAGGGCGATGCCTGGTTCCGCGATCCGCGCGTGGCCGCGGCAAGCGTGCTGGAGCAGGACTTCTATTCGGCATGGTCGAACTACTTCGACCGTGGTCACCTGACACGCCGCTCGGACCCCAGCTGGGGCACGCCCGAGCAGGCCGAGCGCGCCAATGCCGACACCTTTCACTTCACCAATTGCTCGCCCCAGCATTTCCGCTTCAACCAGAGCGCCACCTACTGGCAGGGCCTGGAGCGCTATGTGCTGGAAAACGGCGTGCTGGCCAGCAGCAGCAAGGGCCGGCTGTGCGTCTTCCAGGGACCGGTGTTCAATGACCAGATCGACCTGTGGGCCGACCAGGTGCAGATTCCCTCCTCCTTCTTCAAGATCGTGGTGTGGAAGGGCAAGCAAGGCCTCAAGGCGGTGGGCCTGCTGGCCGACCAGTCCGCCCTGCTCTCGGAGAGCCGGCACAGCCTGGGTGCCCCGCACGATCTGCCTTCGGTGGACGTGAACCACTGGCGCGTGGCCATCCCCGAACTGGAAAGGATGACCGGCCTGGACTTCGGCGCCAAGGTCCGCGCGGCCGACACCATCGCCCAGGGCAAGCAGCCGCAGGTGGGCGAAGCGCGCCTGCGCATCACCGGCTTCGAACAGATCCAGTTGTAG
- a CDS encoding UDP-2,3-diacylglucosamine diphosphatase, whose protein sequence is MKPREQFMEKAQGLFADLGPDQDAGDDEAKRDPLRFRTIWISDIHLGTTGCQAERLLEFLRATESETLYLVGDIIDGWQLKRRWYWDQSHNNVVQTVLKKAKKGTNVIFVPGNHDEVIRQFIDLDFGGIKIRDELVHVTAEGKRMLVLHGDRFDGVIACAKWLAYVGDTLYTMILKFNQWFNSWRARAGLPYWSLSQYLKSKVKNAVNYITSFEDALAEEAKKKGLDGVICGHIHKPEIRDIGGVVYCNDGDWVESLSALVEEPSGELRLVSWQEIMQLKRASKEARQAAREFATA, encoded by the coding sequence ATGAAGCCACGCGAACAGTTCATGGAAAAAGCCCAGGGGCTGTTCGCCGACCTGGGCCCCGACCAAGACGCCGGTGACGACGAAGCCAAGCGTGATCCGCTGCGCTTCCGCACCATCTGGATTTCCGACATCCACCTGGGCACCACCGGCTGTCAGGCCGAGCGCCTGCTGGAATTTTTGCGCGCCACCGAATCCGAGACGCTCTATCTCGTCGGCGACATCATCGACGGCTGGCAGCTCAAGCGCCGCTGGTACTGGGACCAGTCCCACAACAACGTGGTGCAGACCGTGTTGAAGAAGGCCAAGAAGGGGACCAACGTCATCTTCGTGCCCGGCAACCACGACGAAGTGATCCGCCAGTTCATCGACCTCGATTTCGGCGGCATCAAGATCCGCGACGAGCTGGTGCACGTCACCGCCGAGGGCAAACGCATGCTGGTGCTGCACGGTGACCGTTTCGATGGCGTGATTGCCTGCGCCAAGTGGCTCGCCTACGTGGGCGATACGCTCTACACCATGATCCTCAAGTTCAACCAGTGGTTCAACAGCTGGCGTGCACGCGCCGGCCTGCCTTACTGGTCGCTCTCGCAATACCTGAAATCGAAGGTCAAGAATGCGGTGAACTACATCACCTCCTTTGAAGATGCGCTGGCTGAAGAGGCCAAGAAGAAGGGTCTGGATGGCGTCATCTGCGGCCACATCCACAAGCCCGAGATCCGCGACATCGGCGGTGTGGTCTACTGCAACGATGGCGACTGGGTGGAAAGCCTGTCGGCGCTGGTGGAAGAACCCAGCGGCGAACTGCGCCTGGTCAGCTGGCAGGAAATCATGCAATTGAAGCGCGCCAGCAAGGAAGCCCGCCAGGCCGCACGCGAATTCGCCACCGCCTGA
- a CDS encoding 3-hydroxybutyrate dehydrogenase, protein MLLKDKVALITGSASGIGKEIAVEYARQGAKVVIADLALEAAKATAEEIVRNGGTAMAVAMNVTDETQVDKGVADAVNTYGGLDIMISNAGIQIISPVAELSLENWRKMLAIHLDGAFLTTRAAMKAMIKQGRGGSIIYMGSVHSHLASPLKAPYVTAKHGLLGLAKTVAKEGAKDHIRTNVICPGFVRTPLVEKQIPEQAKEFGISEEDVIKKIMLKDTVDGEFTTTQDVAQTAVFLAAFPTNALTGQSVVVSHGWHMQ, encoded by the coding sequence ATGCTACTCAAGGATAAAGTCGCTCTCATCACCGGTTCGGCCAGCGGCATCGGCAAGGAAATCGCGGTCGAATACGCCAGACAGGGCGCCAAGGTCGTCATCGCCGATCTGGCCCTGGAAGCCGCCAAGGCCACGGCCGAAGAAATCGTCAGGAATGGCGGGACCGCCATGGCGGTGGCCATGAACGTCACCGATGAAACCCAGGTCGACAAGGGCGTGGCCGATGCCGTCAACACCTATGGCGGACTGGACATCATGATCAGCAATGCCGGCATCCAGATCATCAGCCCGGTAGCCGAACTGTCGCTGGAGAACTGGCGCAAGATGCTGGCGATCCACCTGGACGGCGCCTTCCTGACCACGCGCGCGGCCATGAAGGCGATGATCAAGCAGGGTCGCGGCGGCTCCATCATCTACATGGGATCGGTGCACTCGCACCTGGCCTCGCCCCTGAAGGCGCCCTATGTCACCGCCAAGCATGGCTTGCTGGGCCTGGCCAAGACGGTGGCCAAGGAAGGCGCCAAGGACCACATCCGCACCAACGTCATCTGTCCCGGCTTCGTGCGTACGCCGCTGGTGGAAAAGCAGATCCCGGAGCAGGCCAAGGAATTCGGCATCAGCGAAGAGGACGTCATCAAGAAGATCATGTTGAAGGACACCGTGGACGGTGAATTCACCACCACCCAGGACGTGGCGCAGACTGCGGTCTTCCTGGCGGCCTTCCCGACCAATGCCCTGACCGGTCAGTCCGTGGTAGTCAGCCACGGCTGGCATATGCAGTAA
- a CDS encoding glycosyltransferase family 1 protein codes for MRIAIISDAGEPQVNGVVNTLRSTVRCLRGLGHEVLLLSPRDFRTFACPTYPEIRLAYKPYARIVAALESFQPDCIHIATEGPMGLAARRYCVRHKLSFTTAYHTRFPEYLAARKLLPKAITYRLLRWFHGRSAAIMVPTPAMKTALEQEGFRNVVLWGRGVDTNHFRPAVEDHACIERPLFLYVGRVAVEKNIEAFLKLDLPGTKWVVGDGPQLEELTARHPEVRFLGGKGHDELPAYYNCADVFVFPSKTDTFGLVLLEAMACGIPVAAYPVEGPIDVVDNGVSGVLRHDLRQACLQALKLDHEAVRAHAAKRSWESATQQFLQHLHLAHRNVPGKAAAIKPVQETLR; via the coding sequence ATGCGCATTGCCATCATCAGCGACGCCGGAGAGCCGCAAGTTAACGGCGTCGTCAACACCTTGCGCTCCACCGTGCGTTGCCTGCGCGGGCTCGGGCACGAAGTGCTGCTGCTCTCGCCGCGCGACTTCCGCACCTTCGCCTGCCCGACCTATCCGGAAATCCGGCTGGCCTACAAGCCCTACGCCCGCATCGTTGCCGCGCTCGAATCCTTCCAGCCCGACTGCATCCACATCGCTACCGAAGGCCCGATGGGACTGGCTGCGCGCCGTTATTGCGTGCGCCACAAACTCAGTTTCACGACCGCGTACCATACCCGCTTCCCGGAATACCTGGCTGCGCGCAAGCTGCTGCCCAAGGCCATTACCTATCGCCTGCTGCGCTGGTTCCACGGCCGCTCCGCAGCCATCATGGTGCCCACCCCGGCGATGAAGACGGCGCTGGAACAAGAGGGCTTCCGCAACGTCGTCCTGTGGGGCCGTGGCGTGGATACCAATCACTTCCGTCCTGCGGTGGAAGACCACGCCTGCATCGAGCGTCCGCTGTTCCTCTACGTGGGTCGCGTGGCAGTGGAAAAGAATATCGAAGCCTTCCTCAAGCTCGACCTGCCCGGCACCAAGTGGGTGGTCGGCGATGGCCCGCAACTGGAAGAGCTGACTGCGCGCCATCCCGAGGTGCGCTTCCTGGGCGGCAAGGGGCATGATGAATTGCCGGCTTACTACAATTGCGCCGATGTCTTCGTCTTCCCCAGCAAGACCGATACCTTCGGCCTGGTGCTGCTGGAAGCCATGGCCTGTGGCATCCCGGTGGCAGCCTATCCGGTCGAGGGCCCCATCGATGTGGTCGACAATGGCGTCTCCGGCGTGCTGCGTCACGATCTCCGGCAAGCCTGCCTGCAAGCCCTGAAGCTGGACCATGAGGCCGTGCGTGCGCATGCCGCCAAACGCTCATGGGAATCGGCCACCCAGCAGTTCCTGCAGCATCTGCACCTGGCCCATCGCAACGTCCCCGGCAAGGCTGCGGCCATCAAGCCGGTGCAAGAAACGCTCAGATAA
- a CDS encoding methyl-accepting chemotaxis protein, which produces MATLLANLRLWQKFALLGVLGLLLFGVPTALYYGSTERIIRFKQEEIAGVEPVRRLLRTVQLMQQHRGLSAVLLNGAADMAAARQAKAAEVDQALKSLGESVAQWGREEPAAPGSLNTLAADWGKVRDAVAAKTISPPDSFAAHSAVIAALFELNERMLDHYHYTVDPDFDSTQLINAAFIAMPALTEDLGRARARGASLLLKKELKLEERLELVSMLERAQARLSSARKSFSKAVAVNAQLGNLLAERFQKADRMGNEVIELTREKVLLPEQMSFSPQDYFQQFTLAIDEQFKAIGAVTEALAGQLDAQNAALRRQQFSVLGAVLLLAVLAAWLGVLITRSVTGPVLASVDLAGRVANYDLTARAAVLGRDESAQLLGSLNAMTTSLAGIVAQVRSSVELMQHASGEIALGNADLSRRTESQASNLEETASAMEQLTSTVQNNAENARQADQLAGSASRLAEQGGVVVDSVVATMAQIRESSRRIVDIIGVIDGIAFQTNILALNAAVEAARAGEQGRGFAVVASEVRSLAQRSAAAAKEIKELISDSVEKVDTGGKLVDQAGATMGEIVGSVRQVAGIMSDITQASQEQSNGITQISDAIAQMESITQQNAALVEEAAAASESLQQQAEVLREAVAVFRIEERAVSTPPAVPVAALPR; this is translated from the coding sequence ATGGCAACACTGCTGGCCAACCTGAGGTTGTGGCAGAAATTCGCTTTGCTCGGCGTGCTGGGCCTGTTGTTGTTCGGGGTGCCCACTGCGCTCTACTATGGCAGCACCGAACGTATCATTCGTTTCAAGCAGGAAGAGATCGCGGGGGTGGAGCCGGTGCGCCGGCTGCTGCGCACTGTGCAGCTGATGCAGCAGCATCGCGGCTTGTCGGCGGTGCTGCTCAATGGCGCGGCCGACATGGCCGCTGCGCGTCAGGCCAAGGCCGCTGAGGTCGACCAGGCGCTCAAGTCGCTTGGCGAAAGCGTGGCGCAATGGGGGCGGGAAGAGCCTGCCGCGCCGGGCAGTCTCAACACGCTGGCAGCGGACTGGGGCAAGGTGCGCGATGCCGTGGCTGCCAAGACGATCAGCCCGCCGGATAGTTTCGCGGCCCACAGTGCGGTCATCGCGGCGCTCTTCGAGCTCAACGAGCGCATGCTCGACCATTACCATTACACCGTCGACCCGGACTTTGACAGCACCCAGCTCATCAATGCCGCCTTCATCGCCATGCCGGCGCTGACCGAAGACCTCGGCCGCGCCCGCGCCCGCGGGGCCAGCCTGTTGCTCAAGAAGGAGCTCAAGCTGGAAGAGCGGCTGGAACTGGTGTCCATGCTGGAACGCGCCCAGGCGCGCCTGAGCAGCGCCAGGAAGTCCTTCAGCAAGGCCGTGGCCGTCAATGCGCAGCTGGGCAATCTGCTGGCGGAGCGCTTCCAGAAGGCCGATCGCATGGGCAATGAAGTCATTGAGCTCACCCGCGAAAAAGTCCTCTTGCCGGAGCAGATGAGTTTTTCCCCGCAGGACTATTTCCAGCAATTCACGCTGGCCATCGACGAGCAGTTCAAGGCGATCGGTGCGGTCACCGAGGCCCTGGCAGGACAACTGGATGCCCAGAACGCCGCGCTGCGACGCCAGCAGTTCAGCGTGCTGGGTGCGGTCCTGTTGCTGGCGGTATTGGCTGCCTGGCTGGGGGTACTGATCACCCGCTCGGTGACCGGGCCGGTGCTGGCCTCGGTGGACCTGGCCGGTCGCGTGGCGAACTACGACCTGACCGCACGCGCGGCCGTGCTGGGACGGGATGAATCGGCGCAACTGCTGGGTTCGCTCAATGCCATGACCACCAGCCTGGCCGGCATCGTGGCGCAGGTACGCAGCAGCGTGGAGCTGATGCAGCACGCCAGCGGCGAGATCGCGCTGGGCAATGCCGACCTCTCGCGGCGCACCGAATCCCAGGCCTCCAACCTGGAGGAGACGGCCAGCGCCATGGAGCAGCTCACCTCCACCGTGCAGAACAATGCCGAGAACGCCCGTCAGGCCGACCAGCTGGCCGGCTCCGCCTCGCGCCTGGCCGAGCAGGGCGGGGTGGTGGTCGACAGCGTGGTGGCGACCATGGCGCAGATCAGGGAGAGTTCGCGCCGCATCGTGGACATCATCGGCGTGATCGACGGGATTGCCTTCCAGACCAACATCCTGGCCCTCAACGCCGCAGTGGAAGCGGCCCGTGCCGGCGAACAGGGGCGTGGGTTCGCGGTGGTGGCCTCGGAAGTGCGCTCGCTGGCGCAACGCAGCGCGGCAGCGGCCAAGGAGATCAAGGAGCTTATCAGCGACTCGGTGGAGAAGGTCGATACCGGCGGCAAGCTGGTCGACCAGGCCGGTGCCACCATGGGCGAGATCGTGGGCTCGGTGCGTCAGGTGGCCGGCATCATGAGCGACATCACCCAGGCCAGCCAGGAGCAGAGCAACGGCATCACCCAGATATCGGACGCCATCGCCCAGATGGAATCCATCACCCAGCAGAATGCGGCCCTGGTGGAAGAGGCTGCAGCCGCATCGGAAAGCCTGCAGCAACAGGCCGAGGTGCTGCGCGAGGCGGTTGCGGTATTTCGCATTGAGGAGCGCGCCGTATCGACCCCACCTGCTGTGCCCGTTGCAGCATTGCCCCGCTGA
- a CDS encoding methyl-accepting chemotaxis protein, whose protein sequence is MIQHLKIGSRLAFGFCLVLLLATAILLIGLWRMAELEASSEYLIEKKVTAMTAAMNMRESGIELALALRKVVTPTDAAEGKAEDAHLGKILQAYAGFEKQITGLSAEGRGKELLAATSGEGKKLFPLVEQIRQQVASNNYFDAAQQLKSDFLPAHEKWMASVAALATFQQDDMKQAHADARDSYRKAQIGMLAMGLLTLGLGVFFTFVITRSIVRPLKRAGQIAQTISQGDLTQDFHDQGRDEAAHLVNALDAMQANLASTLNEVKESAAVIAVASHEIARGNVDLSNRTESQASSLEETASSMEQLTSTVQQNAANAQQANQLVLSASDYATKGGRVVGDVVATMGSIKESSGKIVDIIGVIDGIAFQTNILALNAAVEAARAGEQGRGFAVVASEVRALAQRSAAAAKEIKELISDSVEKVDNGGKLVDEAGATMSEIVASVRHVADIMGEITAASQEQSAGIAEVNNAIAQIDEITQQNAALVEQAAAAAESLQEQSDVLARAVAVFRLKTAHPAQPAARTAPVMSSSSPVLPAAKTSQVASLPSAGIPAKRKPAAVAREDDFEEF, encoded by the coding sequence ATGATTCAACATCTGAAGATCGGCAGCCGCCTGGCCTTTGGTTTTTGCCTGGTCCTGCTGCTGGCAACGGCCATCCTGCTGATCGGTTTGTGGCGCATGGCCGAGCTGGAAGCCAGCAGTGAATACCTGATCGAGAAAAAGGTCACCGCCATGACCGCCGCCATGAACATGCGCGAGTCCGGCATTGAACTGGCACTGGCGCTGCGCAAGGTGGTCACGCCCACCGATGCCGCCGAAGGCAAGGCCGAAGACGCGCACCTGGGCAAGATCCTGCAAGCCTACGCCGGCTTCGAAAAGCAGATCACCGGACTGAGTGCCGAGGGCCGTGGCAAGGAGCTGCTGGCGGCCACCAGCGGCGAGGGCAAGAAACTGTTTCCGCTGGTCGAACAGATCCGCCAGCAAGTGGCCAGCAACAATTACTTTGATGCCGCCCAGCAGTTGAAGAGCGACTTCCTGCCCGCGCATGAGAAGTGGATGGCCAGCGTGGCTGCGCTGGCCACCTTCCAGCAGGACGACATGAAGCAAGCCCATGCCGATGCCAGGGACAGTTATCGCAAGGCACAGATCGGCATGCTGGCCATGGGCCTGTTGACACTCGGGCTGGGCGTCTTCTTCACCTTCGTGATCACGCGGTCCATCGTTCGTCCGCTCAAGCGCGCCGGTCAGATTGCGCAAACGATTTCCCAGGGCGACCTGACCCAGGACTTCCACGACCAGGGCCGCGATGAAGCCGCGCACCTGGTCAATGCGCTCGATGCCATGCAGGCCAATCTGGCCAGCACGCTCAACGAGGTCAAGGAAAGTGCCGCCGTCATCGCCGTGGCCTCGCACGAGATCGCGCGCGGCAACGTCGACCTTTCCAACCGCACCGAATCGCAGGCGTCCAGCCTGGAAGAGACCGCCAGCTCCATGGAGCAGCTCACCTCCACGGTGCAGCAGAACGCGGCCAATGCGCAGCAGGCCAACCAGCTGGTGCTGTCGGCCTCCGACTACGCCACCAAGGGCGGACGCGTGGTGGGCGACGTGGTGGCCACCATGGGGTCCATCAAGGAAAGCTCGGGCAAGATCGTCGACATCATCGGTGTCATCGATGGCATCGCTTTCCAGACCAACATCCTGGCCCTGAACGCTGCCGTGGAAGCGGCCCGCGCCGGCGAGCAGGGGCGCGGGTTTGCGGTGGTGGCCTCCGAAGTGCGGGCACTGGCCCAGCGCAGCGCGGCGGCCGCCAAGGAAATCAAGGAGCTCATCAGTGACTCGGTGGAAAAGGTCGACAACGGCGGCAAGCTGGTCGACGAGGCCGGCGCCACCATGAGCGAGATCGTGGCCTCGGTCAGGCACGTCGCCGACATCATGGGCGAGATCACCGCCGCCAGTCAGGAACAGAGCGCCGGCATCGCCGAGGTCAACAATGCCATCGCCCAGATCGACGAGATCACCCAGCAGAATGCCGCCCTGGTCGAACAGGCCGCCGCGGCGGCAGAAAGCCTGCAGGAACAATCCGACGTGCTGGCCCGTGCGGTGGCGGTGTTCCGGCTCAAGACCGCGCACCCGGCGCAGCCTGCCGCGCGTACGGCGCCCGTGATGAGCAGTTCGTCGCCGGTGCTGCCGGCTGCGAAGACATCGCAGGTGGCCAGCCTGCCGAGCGCTGGCATCCCGGCCAAACGCAAGCCTGCCGCGGTGGCACGCGAAGATGATTTCGAGGAATTCTGA
- a CDS encoding GNAT family N-acyltransferase encodes MRLLTIPADANPSFAKLNLSLASTAEEVREVQRLRYKVFIEAMNLSALANPEGLDKDEFDDYCDHLIVRDSKTLSVVGTYRVLSPHGARRMGKFYSEQEFDLSRLDNIRGVIAEAGRACIHPDYRSGGVIMMLWAGLAAYMRKERCEYLMGCASVSLADGGHNAAALYHAFREKNLAPPDYRVTPLLPFPLEDRQAGIEPQIPPLLRGYLRSGAWVCGEPAWDPDFHSADFFLLLPLSKLDSRYARHYLKDSRTA; translated from the coding sequence ATGAGACTGCTTACCATTCCTGCCGATGCCAATCCGAGTTTCGCCAAGCTCAACCTGAGCCTGGCCAGCACTGCGGAAGAAGTGCGCGAAGTACAGCGCCTGCGTTACAAGGTCTTCATCGAAGCGATGAACCTGTCGGCCCTGGCCAACCCGGAAGGCCTGGACAAGGATGAGTTCGACGACTACTGCGACCACCTGATCGTGCGCGACAGCAAGACCCTCTCGGTGGTCGGCACCTATCGCGTGTTGAGCCCGCACGGCGCGCGCCGCATGGGCAAGTTCTACTCGGAACAGGAATTCGATCTCTCGCGCCTGGACAACATTCGCGGTGTCATCGCCGAAGCCGGCCGCGCCTGCATCCACCCGGACTACCGCAGCGGCGGCGTGATCATGATGCTGTGGGCGGGCCTGGCTGCCTACATGCGCAAGGAACGCTGCGAATACCTGATGGGTTGCGCCAGCGTGAGCCTGGCTGATGGCGGCCACAACGCCGCCGCGCTGTACCACGCCTTCCGCGAAAAGAACCTGGCCCCGCCGGACTATCGCGTCACGCCGCTCCTGCCCTTCCCGCTGGAAGACCGCCAGGCCGGCATCGAGCCGCAGATCCCGCCGCTGCTGCGCGGCTACCTGCGCAGCGGTGCCTGGGTATGCGGCGAACCGGCCTGGGATCCTGATTTCCACTCGGCCGATTTCTTCCTGCTGCTGCCGCTTTCCAAGCTCGACAGCCGCTATGCCCGCCACTACCTCAAGGACTCGAGGACCGCATGA